GGTGAGCTTAGGCCGATCGCGGCAGGTGAGATGGCGCAGTTTATCAAGCACTATAACCGCGCCGACACCGGCGATGACCAGCCCACGGAGGAGGGCCGGCGACAGGCGCACCGCGCCGCCGTGATTGTGAGCAGTGACCTGCCGCGGGCGCTCTCCTCTCTGCGGGCGCTGGGCCTGCACCCCTCGCAGACGCACGCGGTGTTCCGTGAGGCTGAACTGCCGGTGTTACGCCTGCCCGCGCCGCGCCTCGCTCCCTTCTCCTGGGTATTTTTATTCCGGCTGCTCTGGCTCGGCGGTTGGTCTGGCGAGGCGGAGTCCTATCGGGCTGCCCAGCAGCGTGCGGATGCCGCCTGTGACCGGCTGGTTGCGCTGGCGCAAAAGGCTGACGGGCCGGTGCTGCTGATGGGCCACGGCATCATGAACCGCCTGATAGCCAAGCGCCTGATGCAGCGCGGCTGGCGACAATCGGCGGCGCCGGGCAAGGGCCACTGGGGACTGGGCATCTACCAATCCGCGCCATAAACGCAACCGGCTATTTTTTATCACGTTTTTTTGCCCGTCGGCGTACAATCAAAAATAACGTATAAAATCTCTAGACGACTGGTCTAATAAGGGCTATCTTTTAATCCATGACGACTGCAACGCATTTATCTAAAGACTCTGTCCGCGAGCACATTCTCGCTACCGGCCAGCGCATTATGGCCAGCAAGGGGTATTCGGCTGTCGGGCTGAATGAGATCCTGAAAGATGCCGGGGTGCCCAAAGGCTCTTTCTACCACTACTTTGGTTCCAAAGACGCCTATGGCGTCGCGCTGTTGGAAGCCTATTTTGCTGACTATCTCGCCGATCTCGATGCGACGCTCAGCCAGCCCAACAGCAACATGGCGCAGCGGTTGATGCACTACTGGCAGCAGTGGCAGGCGACCCAATCCTTCCAGGATTGTCAGGGCAAGTGCCTCGCGGTGAAGCTCGGTGCTGAAGTGGCGGATCTCTCGGAGAACATGCGACTCGCGCTGAAGCAGGGCACGGCAGGCATTGTCAAACGGCTTAGCGCCGCCATTGAAGCCGGGGTGGCGGAAGGCTCGCTGAAGATCAACAACACGCCGACCCACGTGGCGGAGAGCCTCTACCAGCTGTGGCTGGGAGCCAGCGTGATGGTGAAGATTGTCCGTAACAAGCAACCCTTTGAGTCAGCGATGCAGTTGACCCAGCAAAGTCTCAACATCACCCCTTAGGGGGGTAATAACGATGGCACGGAGCGGTGCCATTTTTTAGCGCCTGATTCTAGACGACTGGTCTACTCTAAACCTAACCTGTTCTACGGAGATGCAACATGAAAATTTTGATGGTACTGACCTCACACGATCAACTGGGCGACACTGGACGTAAAACCGGCTTCTGGCTGGAGGAGCTGGCCGCGCCCTACTACGCCTTCAAGGAGGCGGGTGCCGAGATCACTTTAGCCTCGCCGAACGGGGGCAATCCCCCGCTGGATCCGAAAAGCAATGAGCCAGCCTTCCAGACTGACCTGACCCGCCGCTTTGAGGCAGACGCCAGCGCGATGGCGCAACTCGCCACCACGGTGCGGCTGGATAGCGTATCGCAAGCGGATTACGACACGGTGTTTTATCCGGGCGGCCACGGCCCGCTGTGGGATCTGGCGGAAGACAAGCACTCCATCGCCCTGATTGAGGCCTTCTTGCAGGCGGAAAAACCGGTGGCGCTGGTCTGCCACGCGCCGGGGGTGCTGCGCCATGTCACCACCCCGGCGGGGCGGCCACTGGTAGAGGGGAGAGCGGTCACCGGCTTTGCCAACAGCGAGGAGGAGGCCGTCGGCCTGACCCATGTGGTGCCATTCTTGGTGGAGGATGAACTGGTTGCCCTCGGTGGCCGCTACTCCAAAGGCGAGGACTGGGGTTCTTACGTGGTGCAGGATGGCCTGCTGATCACCGGGCAAAACCCCACCTCCTCTGCTGCAACGGCCGCCCGGCTGCTTGCGCAGTTCGCCGGTTAATCCCGCAGGCAACGCAGCATCGCTGGCCCCACGGCCAGCGATGCGTGCGCTTTACTCAGGCCAGTGGCGCAAGACGTGCTGGCGCAGCGCCTCAGGGTAGCCCTGCTCAAAGGAGGCGTGCAGATGCCGCCCGGCCTCGGGTGCTGGCTGGAGGGTGTCATATACCACCTTCGGCCCCAGCCGTGCCTCATACTCCTCTTCGGTATAACACTGCGGCAACCTGACTACCCGCTGGTTCTCAAACACCGCGCGCCCCCCGGTGGGGTGG
The nucleotide sequence above comes from Nissabacter sp. SGAir0207. Encoded proteins:
- a CDS encoding TetR/AcrR family transcriptional regulator; the protein is MTTATHLSKDSVREHILATGQRIMASKGYSAVGLNEILKDAGVPKGSFYHYFGSKDAYGVALLEAYFADYLADLDATLSQPNSNMAQRLMHYWQQWQATQSFQDCQGKCLAVKLGAEVADLSENMRLALKQGTAGIVKRLSAAIEAGVAEGSLKINNTPTHVAESLYQLWLGASVMVKIVRNKQPFESAMQLTQQSLNITP
- a CDS encoding type 1 glutamine amidotransferase domain-containing protein, which encodes MKILMVLTSHDQLGDTGRKTGFWLEELAAPYYAFKEAGAEITLASPNGGNPPLDPKSNEPAFQTDLTRRFEADASAMAQLATTVRLDSVSQADYDTVFYPGGHGPLWDLAEDKHSIALIEAFLQAEKPVALVCHAPGVLRHVTTPAGRPLVEGRAVTGFANSEEEAVGLTHVVPFLVEDELVALGGRYSKGEDWGSYVVQDGLLITGQNPTSSAATAARLLAQFAG
- a CDS encoding phosphoglycerate mutase family protein; this translates as MQEIMMMRHGKPALGELRPIAAGEMAQFIKHYNRADTGDDQPTEEGRRQAHRAAVIVSSDLPRALSSLRALGLHPSQTHAVFREAELPVLRLPAPRLAPFSWVFLFRLLWLGGWSGEAESYRAAQQRADAACDRLVALAQKADGPVLLMGHGIMNRLIAKRLMQRGWRQSAAPGKGHWGLGIYQSAP